Within the Nocardioides aurantiacus genome, the region CGCTGCAGGACCACGGCTTCACGCTCGCGGCGATCGAGCAGTACCTCCGCCGGCTGCCCGACGACGCCGGTGTCGAGGACCTCGCGCTGCAGCGGGCGATGCTGACCTCGTGGGGCGGCGGCCGGCGCGAGCCGGTGACGCGGCGCCAGCTGGAGGCGCAGGCAGGGCGAGCGCTGAGCGACGACGACGTCGACCGTCTCGAGAAGATCTTCGCCGTACGCCGGGACGGTGAGCGCTACGAGCTGCTGCCGGCCTTCGACGTGGCGCTCCGGCTCGACTCGCTCGACCTGCCCACGGACTCCCTCGAGGTGGCCTCGGAGGCCATCAACCGCCACATGGTCGCCCTGGCCGACGAGCTGACCGACGTGCTGCGCCACCGGGTGCTCAAGCCGTTCCGCGGTCGCGAGCACTCCGAGGCCGACACCGCCGCCTTCGAGCAGACGATGTCGCGGCTGCGTCAGCTGACGCTGGAGGCCGTCGTGGCGGGGTTCCAGCGAGCCGCCAACGACGTGATCACGCGGTCGTTGGCGGTCTCGGAGGACGGGCCCGGAAGCCCGGCCGGTGCTCAGCCGCGCGGGACGACGGCCCAGAGCACGAGGTAGACGAGCGGGCCGACCGGCAGCGTCAGCACCATCGCGAGGACCGCCAGCACGCGGACCACGGTCGGGTCGACGCCCAGGTAGGCGCCCACCCCGCCGCACACGCCGGCCAGCGGGCCGTCGGTGCGGACCAAGCGGCGGTAGGGCGGGGGCGGCTGCTGCGGCAGCGGCCGCGGCTGGCCGGTCGGGTGGGTGGTCGGCTGGCCGGTCGGGTGGCTGGTCGGTGTGGTGGTCTGCTCGGTCATCGTGACTCCTGGTCGGTCGTGCGGGTGGGGGTGAGCGGAGCGGTGTGCTCCAGGTCGTCGTGCGAGTCGTCGTGCAGGTCGTCGTGCAGGTCGGCGTCGGGAGAGCGGTCACGGCCGACGTGGGGCTCGGGCAGC harbors:
- a CDS encoding PspC domain-containing protein, producing the protein MTEQTTTPTSHPTGQPTTHPTGQPRPLPQQPPPPYRRLVRTDGPLAGVCGGVGAYLGVDPTVVRVLAVLAMVLTLPVGPLVYLVLWAVVPRG
- a CDS encoding MerR family transcriptional regulator, whose amino-acid sequence is MAEAAQEGRELYTVDELAAATGTTVRTTRYYAGLGLIPPPIRRGRMAYYTSLHRARLDLVRALQDHGFTLAAIEQYLRRLPDDAGVEDLALQRAMLTSWGGGRREPVTRRQLEAQAGRALSDDDVDRLEKIFAVRRDGERYELLPAFDVALRLDSLDLPTDSLEVASEAINRHMVALADELTDVLRHRVLKPFRGREHSEADTAAFEQTMSRLRQLTLEAVVAGFQRAANDVITRSLAVSEDGPGSPAGAQPRGTTAQSTR